The sequence ttttttggggctctaaaatcactgcagatggtgataacAGCCACGTTAAAAGATGTtcgctccttggaaaaaaatctataacaaatgtagacagtatattaaaatcactttgctgacacaggtctgtatagtcaaagctatggtttttccagtagtcatgtactgatatgagagttggaccataaagaaggctgaccactgaagaactgatcctttctcattgtggttctggagaaaactcttgagtcccttagactgcaataagatcaaactagtcagtcctaaagggaatcaatcctgaatgttcattagaaggattgttgctgaagctggagctccaatactttgaccacctgatgcaaacagccagttcattggaaaagaccctgatgatggaaaagattgagggcaggagaagggagcaaaaaaggatgtgatggttgtatgacatcattgattcaattgacttgagtttgagcaaactccaggagatagtgaaggacagacagggaagcctggtgtgctgcagttcatgcgatcacaaagtgtcagacacgacctaatgactggacaacaacaactgACTTGCTAGGATTGGCAGAAACAGCAACTTCTAGTACAAGGATAAGAGATGTTTGAGAAAGTAGCAAATTAATTATAGCTTTACCAGTTCTTCCTTGGGTTATGGAGAGAGGTAACTATCTTCTCCCCATAAAAAAGTCAAATATTCTCAGGCGGATCTGTTTGGTGTTAATGCCATAGACCAAGGGGTTGAGGACAGGGGGCATAAGGAGATAGAGATTTGCAAGTACAATATGCACATGAGGAGGTATTTGCTGGCCAAAGCGGTGGgcgaaaaaggaaaaaaaggcaggTACATAGAATACAAGAATCACACATATATGAGCTCCACAAGTGCTAAATGCTCGGAACTGGGCATCCTTGGAGGGCAGGCGCAGCACAGCCTGCAGGATCAGGCCATAGGAAGTGGCGATGAGGACCACGTCCATGCCGGTGACTGAAAGGGCCACGGTGAGACCATAAATGGTGTTGGGCCTGATGCTGGCACAGGCCAATTTGGCAATGCCCATATGTTCACAGTAGGTGTGAGGGATGATGTGATGTCCACAGAAAGGTAAGCGTTCTATGAGGATGACAAAGGGGAAAACAAAGAGAAGGCCACGGATCACACATGCCAGACCAATCTTCCCAATCACCACGGCGTTGAGGATGGATGCATAATGAAGTGGACAGCAGATAGCCACGTAGCGGTCAAAAGCCATGGCCAGCAGAACAGCTGATTCTGTGGCAAAGATTGTATGCACAAAAAACATCTGGGTGAGGCAGCCTTGGTAGGATATTATGTGGGACTTAAGCCAGAAGATTGCTAGCATTTTGGGCAATGTGGTCGAACAGAGTACCAGGTCAGTGATGGACAGCAGGCACAGAAAGAGATACATCGGCTCATGCAGAGTTCTCTCCTTCGTAATGATGTAGAGGATAGTTCCATTGCCAACCAGAGCGAGGATATACatggagcagaaggggatggcagcccaAATGTGCTGGTCTCTCATCCCAGGGATCCCAAGTAGAATAAATGTGGAAGGATGGAAGGTAGTGTCATTGGGGACAGGTGCAGAAACCATAATGATGCAGAGAATCAGGCTTTATCTTTTTGAAAGCTATTATAAGGTGAAATAAATTCATCCTAGAAACAATCTATTTCTCCTACAAATCTTTAATGTCATACCTTTCTTCCATTTCTACCAGTTCTACTCCAAATCATTCCTTCCTCATTTCTTTCCTGAGTAATTAAAACAGCTTTGTAACTAATATGCCCGCTTCTAAGATTTTCATCTTCCAGTGAAACCTCTCCATTTCTGCCTAATATTCTAACATGGGAAAATCATCAACTATTAATATCATGCAAATATAACCTTTCTTAGTGCATGCTGTGAGGAATatcttgtatttttctcctttggtCGATTCTCTGCCACTTTCTACTTTGTTCTGGTCCCTGGGACACTGGGCTACAATGACAGAGTCCCTTGCCCTCTCATTTCTGGTTTGATGTGACAATGGGCAACACCATCTGGAGACTGCAGGGAGGTCAGGGATTTTTTCCTTCAGCTTTCCCCCAGCAAGTTTGCTGTAAGCTGGACACACCTCTCTGCCAGC comes from Cervus elaphus chromosome 1, mCerEla1.1, whole genome shotgun sequence and encodes:
- the LOC122697305 gene encoding olfactory receptor 52D1-like; translated protein: MVSAPVPNDTTFHPSTFILLGIPGMRDQHIWAAIPFCSMYILALVGNGTILYIITKERTLHEPMYLFLCLLSITDLVLCSTTLPKMLAIFWLKSHIISYQGCLTQMFFVHTIFATESAVLLAMAFDRYVAICCPLHYASILNAVVIGKIGLACVIRGLLFVFPFVILIERLPFCGHHIIPHTYCEHMGIAKLACASIRPNTIYGLTVALSVTGMDVVLIATSYGLILQAVLRLPSKDAQFRAFSTCGAHICVILVFYVPAFFSFFAHRFGQQIPPHVHIVLANLYLLMPPVLNPLVYGINTKQIRLRIFDFFMGRR